The SAR202 cluster bacterium DNA window GTTTGGAGTTGACCAGCACAGGGACTGTGCGACCGTCCGGGACCTGAAGGCGCATCTCCTCCACCCTGACCACCTCGCCGCCGCGCACCGAGCGGCTTCACGGTAGCTCTTCGTGCGCATAGAGAGAGCCGTCGGGCTTCACATACTGCGTCTCCCGCAGTATGTCCCGTTCACCGGCGTTCCATGAGGGGAACCCGAAGATGCTGTTGGCCTCGCGGTTAGCCAGGACCACCTTGCAGTCGCTGTCGAACACAATGACGCCAACAGGAGAGGCGTCTATTATTGTCTGCAGCCGTTGCTGTTCAGACCGGAAGGCATCCTCGGAGCGCTTCCGTTCGATAGAGGCAGCGAGAATGTTGGCTACGGACTCGAGGAAGTGAACGTCGTCCTCGGTGAATGCCCGTCGGGTGGAAGTGTGCGCCCCCAGGACGCCGAACGGCCTTTCATGGCCCTGGATGACGACGCTGAGCCCGCTCACAACATTGTGTTGCCGCAGAAGCGACGGCCCGCTGAACCGCTGCCCCGAACGGAGATCGTCAACAATGACAGGCCCTCGTGACAGGAGGGTGTAGCCGGCCTGCGAAGTCCTGTCCGCTCCGACGATCGCTTTCCCTTCCAGCCCCCCCTTCCAGCCGACCCCGGAGCGCAGGAGGAGGCCCTTGCCGTCCGGCTGGAGCTGGAGCACCTTCGCGTACTCCACCCCCAGCCCCTGGGCGAGAATCCTCACGGCGTCGCCCATGAGCTTGTCCAGGTCGCTGCATTCTATTGCGATTGCGCCGAGCCTGGCCACCAGCGCCTGCTGGCGCTCCCTGTCGCGGACCCGCTGCTCCACCGCCTGGCGCTCGGTCACATCCATGCATACGCCCGCCAGGCCGGCCGCCTTGCCGTCTGCGGCGCCGACCACCTGGCCTCGCCCCTCAAGCCACCGGACTTCCCCGCCGGGCGTCCTGATCCTGTACTGGGTGTGGTAGTCCTCGCCCGTCCTGACCGCCCTGTTTATGTCCTCCAGGACATGCTTTCTATCGTCCTCCACTACGCCCTGGAGAAAGGACTCGAAGGTGCCGTTGAATGAGCCGGGGGCGAGGAAGTGGATCTCCTCCATATTCTCGGACGCCGCGGACGGCGCCGTCCGCGGCGTCCCAGTCCCACGCCCCCACCCTCGCGGATACAAGGGAGAGTCGAAGCCGCTCGTTTTCGCCGACGGTATTCTGCTGGTCAAGCTGCGAGGGCGGTGGAACGGCGGGTTTTGAGCCCCTTACCGCTTCGGGCTTCGGAGTTTCCATGGCTGTCTATCGTGGCCCTTAGTTTTTCTGACCCAACATAATCCATAAACCTTAAGCCGCCACATCCTATCCGGCAACTACCGTTCGAGTAATCGGGCTAATCCATCCGGACTAGTCCATTCGAAAAATAGTCACCGCGCCGCCTGTATATACCTGGGTTGCCCCGACCATCGATGTAAACTTCTCCACCCCTGCCCTGGGATAGTACAGCCGCTCAAGCTCGCCGACGTAGACGTACTTCACGCCGTACTGCTCGATGAGGGAAAGTGCCTCGTCCGCGCTGGCGGTCGAATAGATGCGGTTAACGTCGGCTATTCGGTCGTTCACCGCCCAGCGGTACCCCCAGCGCTGCTGCTCCTGGTGCCAGCCCCAACCCACTATGCTCGGCAGACCGGTGTACACGGATATGCGCCCACCCCACCTGTAGTTCGGCGTAACCCCCTCCAGCACTATCGGGGAGCCCTCCACGTTGCGCTTCAGCCAGCGGATGCCGTCGTAATCGGCCCCCAGGTCTATAGGCCCGTGCTCGTCCATGTACGTCGAGACCTGCATGTAAGCCGCGCCGTTGAGGGTCAGCGGCGTCTGCTCAAAGCGCACGCGGAGCCGCGCCTGGGTGCCGAGGACGGTATAGACCGACGCGCTGAGAATGAGGACGGCCAGGAAAGCCGCCCACGCCTTCCGCGCCATGCTGAGCCTCCGCAGCTGCGCCCTGCGGCCGCTCGCGATATGCCACAGGAAATACGCGGCGGAAAGCGCCAGCAGCGTCCACACCTGCAGGTAGAACTTGAAGATGCTGTTCATGCGGTCGATGTCGCCTTCCAGCCGCACCACGTCCAGCCCGCCGGCGATGCACAGCGCCAGAAGAGCCATCGTGGCCGCGTACACTACCTGCGGAGAGTCCGGCCGCCACGACCTCAGAAACGCGAGGGCTCCCAGTGCGACGGTTCCCCCCAGCGCGACTATAAACGGGATGGTGCTGCCCAGCCACCGGGTGGAGAGGAAGTACGCCAGCGCTACAACCGCGACCAGCCCCGCGATGAGGAGCGCCCTTCGCAGCGCGCCTATGGTGCGGCGCTCCTGTTCGGGGACGGCCCCGCCTGCCCCAACAGCAGAAGCCCTCGAAATCCTCGAGCGCACCCTGCGCCATGCCGCGCCGGACCAGCCGCCGGAGTTGGCGAGGAAGAAAGACCCGATGATGAAGACAAAAAGGCCGGTGATCGCCAGGAATTGCCAGATCACGGTCTGGTTTGTCGTCTTCTCCACGCTGGTGAAGAAGGTCTCGAATGAGTCGTGGTACGGCTTGAACGCCAGGTAGCCGATTATGACGATCGCCGCCGCCTTGACGGTTCCCTCAACAATCCCCACCAGGCTGAGCCCACCGCGCCGGAAGTATGCCGCCAGGTAGACCGCCGCCACGGCGATGATCGTGTACGCGGGGAAGTCCCACGTGTTGATCAGGCGCAAAGAGCCCACGGTGACGGCCAGAACGACAATCGCTCCCCATTCGCGCGCGCCTTTCAGCAGCCCTGCCCTCTTCCCCGTGCCGGTCTCCCGCCCGCGCGCCGCGCCGCCCATTACGAGCGCGAGCGCGAGCCCAAGGGCGAGCAGCGTGAAAGGCATCGCGATCAGGTGCGCGTGCAGGTCCGCGAACAGGAAGGTGAAGAACGGGAACTCCGTGATCTCGAACCCCGGCGGGTCCGGCGGCATCAAGCGGCTGGAGCGCCAGAAGTCGAACGTCCCGAACGGGGCGTTTAACACAACCGCGCGCCAAAGCCCCTGCCCCACCTGTATCGCGCCGTCCAGGTTGCCGAGCACGACGACGAACGCGCCGCCCGCCAGCCCGGCCAGGATGGGACCGCGGGACGGCAGTCGGCGGTCGGCAGTCGGCAGTCGGTTAGCAGCCGGGGAGGCAGCAGCCGAAGACCCCCATCTTGTATTCTTCCCCCGTGGGGGGAAGAGAAGACCATGGGCCCCTGCGGGGCCGGGTTCGGGGCCAGAATCGGGGCCAGGAATGGAATCGCCCGCCGGCTCTTCCCGGCTTCCCTCTCCCCCTTCGGGGGAGATATACAGAGAGGGGGTCCCCGGCTGTTCTGCCTGGCCGACTGCCGACTGCCGACTGCCGACTGCCATATTGTACACAACGCTGAACGCGCCGCCGAATGTCATCGCGAACAGCAGCGGCACCGCCAGGTTGAACGCTATCGCCGTGTCTATCCCCGCCAGGTGGACGAGCGACGCGACGATGAACTGGCCCCAGTAGTAGTAGTTGATGTACCCGCCGCCGAACCACGGGTCGTACGGGGGCATATAGGAGGACTTCAGCACCGCGTTCAGGTACGCCATGTCCATGGGCTTCTCGCCCCCCAGGTGAGAGTGCCACAGGTCCGGATTGGCCATGCGCACGAGAAGGAACGCCATGAACGCCAGAAGGAATATGACCTCGGACACGGCGAAGACCGCCAGCCGCCCGCGCAGCGCCTCCGCGATCTGCCGCCGCCGCGCCACGATGAGCGCGAGCGACACCGCCGCCAGCGCCGCGATGCCGATGCCGACGGACCCCCGCGAGAATGCCATGATCCTGAGGCTTGAGAGTAACCACGCGACGTAGCAGGCGATTAGCAGCCCCATGACCTTTGCGAACAGGTACCCCCTGTCCGGCAGCGCCCTGAACATGACGATTGCGAGCGGCAGCGCCGCCAGCGCAATCAGCTCTATCGCCAGCAGCCAGGCGACCACGGGCATGCGGCTTGCCCAGCTATTCTCGTGGATGATGTCCGTCCAGGTGCCGCCGGCCTGCTGCGCCGCCGCATCCTCCGCGGAGTAGACCAGCCCCACGGCGGCCGTTGACGGCGCGGCCGCGCCGCCCGCCGCGGCGCGCTCAGTGATGCGGCGGTTGATCGTCTCCGCGTCCAGCCGCCCAACGTTCGCGAAGACCATCCCCTTGGGGTGGTCGTACACGGAAAAGCTCTCGTCCGCGTAGCCCAGGTCCCACTTGAGCCCCGCGGGCATGTACGCCTCGATGCCCTCCGGCGCGGGCAGTCGCGGACGGTCGAACGTGTCGTCGACGAACGTCACGCCGGCGAGCGAGGAGTACGCAGTCTCGGCGTTCACCAGCTCGTAGCCGATGGCGCCGGAGAAGAGCAGCTCGTAGTATGCCCGGCTGAATGGATAGCGCTCGTCCAGCCGCGACACGGTCCCGTACAGGCGGTTGCTGAAGAAGGCCACGTAGTCCGCGCCGGCCAGCCGCTCGGACATCAGCCGCACCTTGTCGGACCGGTCGTCCTCGTACATGGGCATGTCGCCCATGCGGAACCGCCCCATATCCGGCAGCCCCTCCTCCCAGTGCTCCATGAGGATGACTGAGCCCGCGGTCGCGTTGGCGTTCAGCCACTGCGACGTGCGGACGGCGGTATGAGGCTGCTGGTATATGGATGCGTATGCGACGGCATAGAAAGCCGTGAAGGCTACGATTGCGGCGATCGCCGCGAGTGCGGCGAAGCGCACGACTCGCGTGCGACCTCGCAGGCCGTCCCACGCCGCGACGGCCATGCGCGCCCCGAACAGGATGAGCACGGGCGATATCGGCAGCAGGTACCGCAGGAACTTGACCTCGAAGCCGCCGACGATCAGGAAGTACGGGACCACCCACGCCAGCAGGAGCGCGTCCCCGCGCGATTCGCGTGACCGCACCGGCACCGTGGCCAGCAGCGCCGCGAAGGCGATGGCGGACGCAATGACGATGGCCACGATGCTGAAGGAGAAGGTGAGGACGAGCGCCGGTACTATCCAGCCTGCGGCGATGTAGGCGATACCGAAGACAATGCGCATCCCGCGCATCGCCGCGTAGACCAGGCCGCCCCACACGAGCGCGCCGAGCGGCCATCCCAGGCCGAACGCGGCAAGCTGGCCGATGTGGTAGAAGTACGCAGGCGTGTCGATGTACTGCCGGGTGTACGGGTAGTCGCGTATCCGGCGCACCATCTCGGCCTGCTCGCCGAAGTCCGCAAGGAATCGGCGGAAGTCGATCAGAGCGTAAGGCTCAGCGATGGCGAAAACAGCAAGCGCCACTGCCCCGCCGGCGACGAGCCCGGTTATCGCTCGTCTCATCCGCGTGGCGGAGTCCACGGTCCGCTCTACGTTGCCGAGGGCGTTGAAGGCATAGAGGATATGGGCCATGAGGAACGCGAGCACGATCGGCGCCTGGCTGACCTTCGTCGCAAGGCCGATGCCTAGGCACGCCGCGGCGAGAAGCGAGTCGCGCAGACGCCCCTCGCGGGCAAACCGGAACATGAAGTAGAGGGCCGCGATGGTGAAGAGGCCGAGTATCGTATCGACGGCGTAGAAGTGGCTGAGCTGGATATGAAGGACAGCAAAGGAGACCAGCATCGCCGCCAGCAGCCCTTCCCTGCGCCCGTACATCCTGGCGCCGAGGAAGAATGCAAGGACCACGGTGCCCAGGTCCGCAGTGGCGGAGAGGACGCGGCCCGCCGTGCGGAGGTCGTGGAGCGGTTCGCCGTCGAGCCACTGGTAGGTGACCTGGACGAATTTCAGCAGGTATAGCGGGAAGCTGCCGTACGGGAACCATCTGGGGTTCCACGGGCTCTCTTCGGCGCCGAAGAAGGTCCCCGGGGAAGGGTAGCCGAGCTCGCCCACCTTGCCCAGGATCGCGCGCTCGTCCGGGTGCGGGGTATAGCCGTAGCCGTCGTCCCATCCGTGGCCGTAGTAGCGCAGTCCTGCGCCCACCGCGACGGTGGCGGCCATCGCCAGCACAAGCAGCACCCTCGCGCTGAGCAGCGCGCCGAGTATCCCGTTGCGATTCCGCGTCGAAACAGCACGGGGAGAGAGCGGCGAGGAAACGTCCATATACGGACAATTCTATCCGGGCACGGAAGACGGGGCAACGTTAGCGCGGGATGGGGACTCGAACGAGTCTAATCGAGGTGTCACCGGACGCCCATGGGGTGGGGCGGATGGGAGCGCTGAAAGCGCGGGCTATCTAAGCCCAGGGCGTAGTGCCGAAGGCTTTGCGAAGGCACGCAGCCCTGGGCACCGGACCGAATAGATTTAGAGCCCTGAAGGGGCGAAATAGTCTCTGGCCAGCCAAAAGACTACTTCCCCTGAGAACCCTCTTGCACCACAGAAAGGACCGGGTTAGGCCACCATCACCCACCCGCTGGCTGCGCGCCCGCGCCCTCCGACGCCCTCTCGGGACGCGGGTTCGCCTCGCCCGGCGCGTAGCCCTGGAAGTAGTCCGTCACGATGTTCCAGCGCCGCACGCCCGCTCCCCGGAGCGTCGCCAGCGTCGAGAGGACCATCGCGTCCGGGCCGGCCACGTAGACCTTGCGCCCCGAAAGGTCCGGGACCTCTTCGCGCAGCATCGCGGCGGTAATCCGCCCCGCCCTCGTGTGCGGCGCCTGCACTCCCTCGGCACGCGTCATGACATACACGGTCCGTACCCCTTTCGCCCGCGCACGCTCAAGCACATCGCGGCACGCAATGTCCTCCGGGCAGCGGTTCACGTACAGCAGCACGATGTCCCGCTTCTCGCCGGTGTCAAACATATGCCTTACCATTGCGGCGAACGGCGCGATGCCGACGCCCCCCGCGATGAACGCCAGAGGCTTGCGGACATCGCGCGGCATCGTGAAGTCGCCGGTCAGGTGGAACGCCGTCATCGTGTCCCCGGGCACAGCCGCGACCATCGCGCGCTTGTAGGAGCTGCACGGCTCAGGCGCCTTCACGAGCACTGAGATGCGGTCCTCCGTGGGCGAGGAGGCTATTGTGAAGTACCGCCGCGTGCCCCGGCTGTCCGCGCCGGAGTGCGGCACTATCCACTCCATGTACTGACCGGGAGTGAACATGAATCCCGCCGGCTTCCCGAAGTCGAAGATGTACGTGTCTGGTGTGACCTTGCGCTTCTCCGTCAGCATCAGCTCGAAGCGGAACTTCGGACGCAAGACGTAGCCAAGAATGTTGCCCAGGCACAGCGCTGCCTCGGGCGAGATGTACGGCCCGCCCAACCCGGTCTGCGGGAAGGCGAAGAGGGCCGCGACGAACACCGTGTACACCAGCCTGCGGAGGCTTGTCGCGGGCAGCGCGGAGGGCTCGGTGAGCATGACGAGCGCGAAGAAGAGCGCCGCGGTGTGCTGCAGGTTGAAGCGGACGTTGGGCCACACGAACTCCATCGAGTCGTTAATGAAGTACGAAGATACCGCCACAATCCCCAGGAAGACCGGAAGGAATACGTAGACGATGCTGTTCCGGCGCAGCTTGCGCAGGAGCAGCAGCCCGCCGACCGCGACGACCGGCAGCATCGTGGCTGACCCCACCCACCACGTCGCGTGGTAGGAGGTCGCCAGCAGCGCCACGGCCAGCACGCCGGCGGCCGCGGGGTTGAACATGTGCTGCCTGTCCACCGTTACAAAGTACTTCGAAAGGACCGCCAGGGCAGTCGCCCCCGCCAGGAACCAGGCATTCTCCGGGAAGTCGACGGGCACGATCAGGACAAGGATAAGGGCGGTGATCGGGTTGGAGTCCCAACCAGTGTCCGCCTTGAGGATACGCGCCACCAGCTT harbors:
- a CDS encoding phospholipid carrier-dependent glycosyltransferase; the encoded protein is MDVSSPLSPRAVSTRNRNGILGALLSARVLLVLAMAATVAVGAGLRYYGHGWDDGYGYTPHPDERAILGKVGELGYPSPGTFFGAEESPWNPRWFPYGSFPLYLLKFVQVTYQWLDGEPLHDLRTAGRVLSATADLGTVVLAFFLGARMYGRREGLLAAMLVSFAVLHIQLSHFYAVDTILGLFTIAALYFMFRFAREGRLRDSLLAAACLGIGLATKVSQAPIVLAFLMAHILYAFNALGNVERTVDSATRMRRAITGLVAGGAVALAVFAIAEPYALIDFRRFLADFGEQAEMVRRIRDYPYTRQYIDTPAYFYHIGQLAAFGLGWPLGALVWGGLVYAAMRGMRIVFGIAYIAAGWIVPALVLTFSFSIVAIVIASAIAFAALLATVPVRSRESRGDALLLAWVVPYFLIVGGFEVKFLRYLLPISPVLILFGARMAVAAWDGLRGRTRVVRFAALAAIAAIVAFTAFYAVAYASIYQQPHTAVRTSQWLNANATAGSVILMEHWEEGLPDMGRFRMGDMPMYEDDRSDKVRLMSERLAGADYVAFFSNRLYGTVSRLDERYPFSRAYYELLFSGAIGYELVNAETAYSSLAGVTFVDDTFDRPRLPAPEGIEAYMPAGLKWDLGYADESFSVYDHPKGMVFANVGRLDAETINRRITERAAAGGAAAPSTAAVGLVYSAEDAAAQQAGGTWTDIIHENSWASRMPVVAWLLAIELIALAALPLAIVMFRALPDRGYLFAKVMGLLIACYVAWLLSSLRIMAFSRGSVGIGIAALAAVSLALIVARRRQIAEALRGRLAVFAVSEVIFLLAFMAFLLVRMANPDLWHSHLGGEKPMDMAYLNAVLKSSYMPPYDPWFGGGYINYYYWGQFIVASLVHLAGIDTAIAFNLAVPLLFAMTFGGAFSVVYNMAVGSRQSAVGQAEQPGTPSLYISPEGGEGSREEPAGDSIPGPDSGPEPGPAGAHGLLFPPRGKNTRWGSSAAASPAANRLPTADRRLPSRGPILAGLAGGAFVVVLGNLDGAIQVGQGLWRAVVLNAPFGTFDFWRSSRLMPPDPPGFEITEFPFFTFLFADLHAHLIAMPFTLLALGLALALVMGGAARGRETGTGKRAGLLKGAREWGAIVVLAVTVGSLRLINTWDFPAYTIIAVAAVYLAAYFRRGGLSLVGIVEGTVKAAAIVIIGYLAFKPYHDSFETFFTSVEKTTNQTVIWQFLAITGLFVFIIGSFFLANSGGWSGAAWRRVRSRISRASAVGAGGAVPEQERRTIGALRRALLIAGLVAVVALAYFLSTRWLGSTIPFIVALGGTVALGALAFLRSWRPDSPQVVYAATMALLALCIAGGLDVVRLEGDIDRMNSIFKFYLQVWTLLALSAAYFLWHIASGRRAQLRRLSMARKAWAAFLAVLILSASVYTVLGTQARLRVRFEQTPLTLNGAAYMQVSTYMDEHGPIDLGADYDGIRWLKRNVEGSPIVLEGVTPNYRWGGRISVYTGLPSIVGWGWHQEQQRWGYRWAVNDRIADVNRIYSTASADEALSLIEQYGVKYVYVGELERLYYPRAGVEKFTSMVGATQVYTGGAVTIFRMD
- a CDS encoding PAS domain S-box protein; amino-acid sequence: MTSRIPSAKTSGFDSPLYPRGWGRGTGTPRTAPSAASENMEEIHFLAPGSFNGTFESFLQGVVEDDRKHVLEDINRAVRTGEDYHTQYRIRTPGGEVRWLEGRGQVVGAADGKAAGLAGVCMDVTERQAVEQRVRDRERQQALVARLGAIAIECSDLDKLMGDAVRILAQGLGVEYAKVLQLQPDGKGLLLRSGVGWKGGLEGKAIVGADRTSQAGYTLLSRGPVIVDDLRSGQRFSGPSLLRQHNVVSGLSVVIQGHERPFGVLGAHTSTRRAFTEDDVHFLESVANILAASIERKRSEDAFRSEQQRLQTIIDASPVGVIVFDSDCKVVLANREANSIFGFPSWNAGERDILRETQYVKPDGSLYAHEELP